The sequence CAGCCGCAGGATATCCTTCAGCGTGTATATAAGAAATCTCTTTAAGCTTAAGTGCCCCTTCAAGTGCTACCGGGAAATTGTAACCTCGACCTAAATATAAAAAGTTACGGACATCTTTAAACCTTTTTGCGATCTCAATAATTTGCGAATTAGAATTGAGCAGTTTTTCTACCTTTTCAGGAATTGCATCCAGTTCGAATAAAAGATTCTGTAATCTTGATTGTGCAATTGTTCCCTTTTTATTTGCAACCATTAATGCCATCAAAATTAATACAGTGACCTGAGCCGTAAATGCTTTTGTTGAGGCAACTCCTATTTCGGGTCCGGCATGTGTAAACGATCCGGCATGGGTTTCTCGAGCAATAGTTGAGCCAACTACATTACAAATCCCTAAAATAGTAGCTCCTTTTGATTTAGCCAATTGTATAGCTGCAAGGGTATCGGCTGTTTCGCCGGATTGTGAAATGGCAATTACAATATCATCTTCGTAAATCACCGGATTACGATATCTAAATTCAGAAGCATACTCAACTTCAACAGGTATTCTGGCGAGGTCTTCAAATAAATATTCACCAACCATTCCTGCATGCCATGAAGTTCCGCAAGCAACAATTATTATACGTTTTGCATTAGCGAGTTTTTGCTCATAATCCTTAATTCCACCGAGAGATACAATGCCTTTATCAAGGCTTAATCTTCCTCTAAAACTGTCTCGTATCGATCGGGGCTGTTCATAAATTTCTTTAAGCATAAAATGCTCGAAACCACCCTTTTCAATAGCACTCAAATTCATTTCCAGCCTTTGGATATAGGGTGTTTGGATTTTATTCTTAATTGTCTTTATCTCGAGTTTTTTCTTGTATCTGATTAATGCAATTTCTTCTTCTTCAAGATAAACGACATTTCTTGTATATTCAATAATTGGTGAAGCGTCGGAAGCAATATAATAATCATCATCCCCTATCCCGATTACTAGTGGGCTACCCTTTCGTGCTGCTACCAGCATATTCGGCTCAGTTTTGGATATCAGAACGATGGCGTATGCGCCAATTACCTGGTTTAAAGCGATACGTGTTGCTTCATACAGATTAACATTTTCATTTTTCTGAATATCTTCAATTAAGTATACCAGCACTTCTGTATCTGTGTCGCTTTGGAATATATAACCGCGATTAAGCAATTCTGCCTTTAATGAATTGTAATTTTCAATAATCCCATTATGAATGATGGCAATTTCTTTGCTTTCCGAATAATGCGGATGAGCGTTCTGGTCGTTTGGTTCGCCATGTGTAGCCCATCTGGTGTGAGCAATCCCAATATTGCCATTGGTGTTTTTGCCAGAGATTAAAGCCTCAAGATCGGCAACTTTACCTTTAGTTTTATATACACGAAGACCACCATTTAATAATGCAATACCTGCACTATCATAACCCCGATATTCAAGTCGTTTTAACCCCTTCATTAAAATTGGGTAGGCTTCTTTTTTTCCTATATATCCAACGATTCCACACATAGTAATAACTAAACTTTAGAATTTTAAAAAATCAAAAACATAAGAAAACTTATACATAAAGAAGCTTATTAGCCTACTCTATAATTGTATATGTAATCATTAATTTTAGTCTGTCAGAATAGGGAGTTGGTAAGGCTGGGTTTGTTCCATTTATGATAAACTGACCTCCGCCGGTTGCATTCCCATAAACTTTCAGATATATCCCATTATCATTTGCATCTGTATTAATTAACTTATGGATATATCTGGCGATTTGGAATTTGTATTCATTTTTGACAGAATCATAAAAACCGCCAAAATAAGCGTCGCCCTCTACCATGTCAATAATTCCCTGAGTGGTTGTGCCATCATGATTAATCTGGTCAAGAGTCAAGCGGTCAGGAGGTTTATTTCCATTATTATCTTCAATGCCCTTTATTGTCAACTCCGCGCTATTGATTGCAATATTTCCGATCGATTTTAGATTTTTAATAAACGGGAATGTTATTTTAGTCCGCACGCCACCCAATGCCTGAACATAAATGAGTTCTTCTCCTAAACTTGTATTCCCATCCAATACTTGTGCCTTAAATTCCGGAGAAGCATCCTGATAATTATTGTGATCAAAGTTGTTAAAATGATAAGTAGAATCGTAGAAATTCATTGAATAAATTTTTCCGGTTGCAGAATCATTACTATAATATGCTGTAAGCTTTGTAAAAGAAGAAGAAAGATCAATATATATAATCGATCCACCGGTATTTACCGGTTCAGAAATGATACAAAGCCCATTAATATAGTCAATGAATCTTTCATTGTTTTGCAAAATGTCAACAGGTGTTGATATAAGTTTTGTCCCGAATGCATTGCCTAGTTCCAATAAATCAATACTGATGTGTGGATTATAAGTTGTTGTATCACTTGTGCCATATTGATATATTGGAGTATTGGGTTGTGGTTGAAAAGTTATTCGTCCAATTTCAATTGGTTTATATAAAAGTTTGTCGAATGAATAATAATAATGGGTACTATCGGTAACTAACTTTTCATTTAATTCATAAACCTTTAAAGTTTGATAGGTGTTAGTATCTCCATAATAACCGCTATAAGCAAGCGATAGAATAAGTGAGTCGACTACCGGGTTAGGTCCAAAATTAAAACTGTCTATCCCAGATTTTAATCGTAATTGGGTATAGTAGTTTGCAGTAGTTTGTCCAAAAACCGGATCCATCATACTGCCCAACAAAATTCTGGAATAATTATAAGTAATCAGTGAATCATGAACTTCTGAAAAAGCAACAAGAGTGGCAGTATCAGTTGACTCAACTTCTAAATTGGCTGTTGGGCGAACTTCTAATCCAATTAATTGGGCTTTTTTAGTACAGGAGGTTAAATAAATTCCAAACGACAACACTACAAGCATGGAAATATTCCACGCACCATTCAATATTTTCAAGTTAAGCTCTTTTTAAGTTAATAATTCTTTTTTTAAGAAGATTACTCTTCCATAATTTTATCATAAAATCGGTTGTATGCGTCAATATAGGTTTCTTCAGGGTGATACTCAAGAAATGGTTTTCCTGATTCCTTTAAATAAGCTTCAGCTTCCGCATTTATTTTTTCACTACCTATAATTAGGGCATCTGAATAATCAACAGCTGCTTTCATCAAGTTCACGTAATTTCCACTTTTGTAATGTTTCAAGTCATCATCACTAATGCCTTCCAATTTTATTTTTTTTGCAAAATTTTTATTTAAATTTTCTGAGAAATCGTCATTATATATTGAGCAAATTACTTTAGAATCGGAAAAGAGTGGGTTATCTTTGAAAGCTTTCTTTAGATATAGAGGTGTTAAACTTCCAATCCAGCCATGGCAGTGAATAATGTCGGGCGCCCAACCAAGTTTTTTTACTGTTTCTAAAACTCCTCGTGAAAAGAAAATGGCCCTTTCATCATTATCCTCATAAAACTTATTGTTTTTATTGGCAATGGTAAATTTTCGTTGAAAGTAATCTTCGTTGTCGATAAAGTATATTTGCATACGGGCTTGCTGAATTGAAGCAACTTTAATAATTAATGGATGATCGGCGTCATCAATTATTAAGTTCATTCCCGAAAGTCGAATTACTTCATGCAGTTGATTTCGACGTTCGTTAATTAATCCATAGCGAGGCATAAATGTTCTAATCTCCTTTCCTCTTTCCT comes from Bacteroidota bacterium and encodes:
- the glmS gene encoding glutamine--fructose-6-phosphate transaminase (isomerizing), encoding MCGIVGYIGKKEAYPILMKGLKRLEYRGYDSAGIALLNGGLRVYKTKGKVADLEALISGKNTNGNIGIAHTRWATHGEPNDQNAHPHYSESKEIAIIHNGIIENYNSLKAELLNRGYIFQSDTDTEVLVYLIEDIQKNENVNLYEATRIALNQVIGAYAIVLISKTEPNMLVAARKGSPLVIGIGDDDYYIASDASPIIEYTRNVVYLEEEEIALIRYKKKLEIKTIKNKIQTPYIQRLEMNLSAIEKGGFEHFMLKEIYEQPRSIRDSFRGRLSLDKGIVSLGGIKDYEQKLANAKRIIIVACGTSWHAGMVGEYLFEDLARIPVEVEYASEFRYRNPVIYEDDIVIAISQSGETADTLAAIQLAKSKGATILGICNVVGSTIARETHAGSFTHAGPEIGVASTKAFTAQVTVLILMALMVANKKGTIAQSRLQNLLFELDAIPEKVEKLLNSNSQIIEIAKRFKDVRNFLYLGRGYNFPVALEGALKLKEISYIHAEGYPAAEMKHGPIALIDQHMPVVFIATNRGTYEKVQSNIMEVKARQGLVISIVTEGDTQVKKISDIVIEIPECDELLVPLLAIIPLQLLSYHIAVMRGCNVDQPRNLAKSVTVE
- a CDS encoding glycogen/starch synthase; protein product: MQKARVLFIAQEITPYLKETPMGKICRYLPQGIQERGKEIRTFMPRYGLINERRNQLHEVIRLSGMNLIIDDADHPLIIKVASIQQARMQIYFIDNEDYFQRKFTIANKNNKFYEDNDERAIFFSRGVLETVKKLGWAPDIIHCHGWIGSLTPLYLKKAFKDNPLFSDSKVICSIYNDDFSENLNKNFAKKIKLEGISDDDLKHYKSGNYVNLMKAAVDYSDALIIGSEKINAEAEAYLKESGKPFLEYHPEETYIDAYNRFYDKIMEE
- a CDS encoding DUF4270 domain-containing protein, producing the protein MKILNGAWNISMLVVLSFGIYLTSCTKKAQLIGLEVRPTANLEVESTDTATLVAFSEVHDSLITYNYSRILLGSMMDPVFGQTTANYYTQLRLKSGIDSFNFGPNPVVDSLILSLAYSGYYGDTNTYQTLKVYELNEKLVTDSTHYYYSFDKLLYKPIEIGRITFQPQPNTPIYQYGTSDTTTYNPHISIDLLELGNAFGTKLISTPVDILQNNERFIDYINGLCIISEPVNTGGSIIYIDLSSSFTKLTAYYSNDSATGKIYSMNFYDSTYHFNNFDHNNYQDASPEFKAQVLDGNTSLGEELIYVQALGGVRTKITFPFIKNLKSIGNIAINSAELTIKGIEDNNGNKPPDRLTLDQINHDGTTTQGIIDMVEGDAYFGGFYDSVKNEYKFQIARYIHKLINTDANDNGIYLKVYGNATGGGQFIINGTNPALPTPYSDRLKLMITYTIIE